In Lachancea thermotolerans CBS 6340 chromosome H complete sequence, a single genomic region encodes these proteins:
- the PUP2 gene encoding proteasome core particle subunit alpha 5 (highly similar to uniprot|P32379 Saccharomyces cerevisiae YGR253C PUP2 Alpha subunit of the 20S proteasome involved in ubiquitin-dependent catabolism human homolog is subunit zeta), giving the protein MFLTRSEYDRGVSTFSPEGRLFQVEYSLEAIKLGSTAIGVATSEGVVLGVEKRVTSPLLEGDSIEKIVEIERHVGCAMSGLTADARSMIEHARVSSVTHNLYYDEDISIESLTQSICDLALRFGEGASGEERLMSRPFGVALLIAGYDSEQGYQLYHAEPSGTFYRYNAKAIGSGSEGAQSELQNEWHSSLTLKEAELLVLKILKQVMEEKLDEGNAQLSCVTKEDGFKVYSDEKTAAIIKELKDKEAQENSETQDVEMST; this is encoded by the coding sequence ATGTTTTTGACTAGAAGTGAATATGATCGTGGAGTGAGTACATTTTCCCCCGAGGGGAGgcttttccaagttgaATATTCATTGGAAGCCATCAAATTGGGATCGACTGCCATCGGCGTTGCCACTTCCGAAGGTGTGGTACTTGGTGTCGAGAAACGTGTCACTTCTCCACTACTAGAAGGCGACTCAATTGAGAAGATCGTTGAGATAGAGCGCCATGTGGGCTGCGCCATGAGTGGTTTGACCGCCGATGCGCGCTCAATGATCGAACACGCTCGCGTGTCATCTGTCACTCACAACCTTTACTACGACGAAGATATAAGTATTGAGTCTTTGACACAATCTATTTGTGATTTGGCGCTGAGATTCGGCGAAGGCGCTTCGGGTGAAGAAAGATTAATGTCAAGACCTTTTGGTGTTGCGCTGTTAATTGCTGGCTACGACAGTGAGCAGGGATACCAGCTGTACCATGCAGAGCCCTCCGGAACCTTCTATCGCTATAACGCCAAAGCTATTGGCTCAGGCTCTGAAGGTGCTCAATCcgagcttcaaaatgaatGGCACTCCTcgttgaccttgaaggAAGCAGAACTGcttgttttgaaaatactGAAACAAGTCATGGAAGAAAAACTCGATGAAGGAAACGCACAGTTGAGTTGCGTAACCAAGGAAGACGGATTCAAGGTATACAGTGACGAGAAAACTGCGGCCattatcaaagagctgaaggATAAGgaggctcaagaaaacTCAGAGACACAAGACGTTGAGATGTCTACTTGA
- the KEX2 gene encoding kexin KEX2 (similar to uniprot|P13134 YNL238W Saccharomyces cerevisiae KEX2 Subtilisin-like protease (proprotein convertase)), with protein sequence MRLAFCKYFLLQVLLLSIVSQAVRVPVKDHSSRSYFAVESVLEVPRLLKLHPNWVFEHEARGLDKHYVFSTKKDEYSKRDEVEASYEGVKSYHPLPPKKLQKRLPVPDRPVDSSLEVVNEVRDRLSIEDPLFGIQWHLVNGNYPGHDVNVSGLWYENVTGHNVVVAVVDDGLDYESEDLKDNFSAEGSWDFNDNGPMPKPRLSDDYHGTRCAGEIAAVKNKACGIGVAYNAKVAGIRILSAEVTAEDEAASLIHALDVNDIYSCSWGPLDDGRVLQGPDDLVRKALVTGVTKGRNEKGALYVFASGNGGMYDDNCNYDGYTNSIYSITVGAIDHKGLHPPYSESCSAVMVVTYSSGSGEHIHSTDIHGKCSDTHGGTSAAAPLAAGVYSLVLEANPNLSWRDVQYLSILSSEEINDDDGEWQEGALGKRYSHKYGYGKLDAYRIVTMGREWENVGPQSWYYSSVQKVGKSTNSTDEDLVSSISVSSEQLKNANFKRVEHITVTVSIETTIRGRTTINLVSPKGIVSKLGVVRRSDTSPEGFQNWTFMSVAHWGEIGEGDWSLHVRTTEDSNNVEFKDWRLKLFGESLDASKAKTFEFGNDKEPTEDLQQQQQEESVSDHPTSLASSTQPTFTAASSITSTHSTVSATTTTAETSDQDVNSPNKLPRPFEGLRYFLAIFAVGFLVLVLYYYFFVKSRRLVRRSRAEAYEFDIIDTDSDHDSSLNSASNTSVPMMGELNEEDFNFDLSDEELLRSATVSPAPRYEQNVPAGASSDDLPTADPSKGKVHSENSSNNNGKRNNMPREGSQGPNNG encoded by the coding sequence ATGAGGCTTGCATTTTGTAAATATTTTCTATTGCAggttttgttgctgagTATCGTGAGCCAGGCTGTTAGAGTCCCAGTAAAAGACCATTCGTCTAGGAGCTACTTCGCGGTTGAAAGTGTGCTGGAAGTACCGCGCTTGCTAAAGCTGCACCCAAACTGGGTGTTTGAACATGAAGCTCGAGGCCTTGACAAACACTACGTGTTCtccaccaagaaggacGAATATTCCAAACGTGATGAGGTCGAGGCATCCTACGAAGGAGTAAAATCTTACCATCCGCTGCCGCCTAAGAAGTTACAAAAAAGGCTACCAGTACCGGACCGGCCTGTCGATTCTAGCTTAGAAGTCGTGAATGAGGTGAGAGATCGTTTATCTATTGAAGATCCTCTGTTCGGAATACAGTGGCATTTGGTTAACGGAAATTATCCTGGCCACGATGTCAATGTTAGTGGCCTTTGGTATGAGAATGTCACAGGCCACAACGTTGTGGTTGCTGTCGTGGATGATGGCTTAGACTATGAAAGCGAAGACTTGAAAGACAACTTCAGCGCCGAAGGCTCTTGGGATTTTAATGACAACGGTCCTATGCCTAAACCACGCTTATCCGATGACTACCATGGCACTCGTTGCGCTGGTGAGATTGCTGCGGTTAAAAACAAAGCATGCGGAATTGGCGTTGCCTATAACGCCAAAGTTGCCGGTATCCGGATTCTCTCAGCTGAGGTTACTGCAGAAGATGAGGCTGCTTCACTAATTCATGCTCTGGATGTGAATGATATATATTCATGTTCATGGGGTCCATTAGATGACGGACGTGTGTTACAGGGTCCAGACGATTTAGTGAGAAAAGCACTAGTCACTGGTGTCACAAAAGGGCGGAATGAAAAGGGCGCTCTTTATGTCTTTGCAAGCGGAAACGGAGGGATGTATGATGATAACTGCAACTACGACGGTTACACAAATTCCATTTACTCTATCACCGTGGGCGCAATAGATCACAAGGGGCTACATCCTCCTTACTCCGAGTCTTGTTCCGCCGTAATGGTAGTTACATATTCATCCGGATCCGGCGAGCATATTCATTCTACAGACATTCATGGTAAATGTAGCGACACACACGGCGGAACTTCTGCGGCTGCTCCGCTAGCCGCCGGCGTGTACAGTCTCGTGTTAGAGGCAAATCCAAACCTAAGTTGGAGAGATGTACAGTACCTATCCATCCTATCATCCGAAGAAATTAATGATGACGATGGAGAGTGGCAAGAAGGTGCATTAGGAAAACGATACTCTCACAAGTATGGCTACGGGAAACTTGACGCCTACAGAATTGTTACAATGGGCCGTGAGTGGGAAAATGTTGGCCCTCAATCTTGGTATTACTCGTCAGTCCAAAAAGTCGGAAAATCCACTAACTCAACGGATGAAGATTTAGTCTCCTCAATCTCAGTATCTTCAGAACAATTGAAAAACGcaaacttcaagcgcgTCGAACACATTACGGTGACTGTTAGCATTGAAACCACCATAAGAGGCCGGACTACTATAAACCTTGTTTCTCCTAAGGGCATCGTTTCAAAATTGGGCGTTGTAAGAAGAAGCGATACATCGCCAGaaggctttcaaaactggacGTTTATGTCAGTGGCGCACTGGGGTGAAATCGGTGAGGGAGACTGGAGCTTGCATGTAAGGACAACAGAAGATTCCAACAACGTCGAATTCAAAGATTGGAGGCTAAAACTTTTTGGAGAGTCCTTGGATGCTTCGAAGGCAAAAACGTTCGAGTTTGGCAATGATAAAGAACCTACTGAAGATTtacagcagcagcagcaggaagAGTCAGTTTCCGATCACCCAACATCTTTAGCTTCAAGCACACAACCCACCTTTACGGCTGCGTCTTCTATCACATCAACACATTCCACGGTTTCCGCCACTACTACGACGGCAGAAACAAGCGACCAAGATGTTAATAGCCCTAATAAGCTTCCTCGGCCATTTGAAGGGCTTCGTTATTTCCTTGCTATATTTGCCGTAGGCTTCCTGGTCCTGGTCCTGTATTACTACTTTTTTgtgaaatcaagaagactTGTAAGAAGAAGCCGCGCAGAAGCCTACGAGTTCGACATCATAGACACAGATTCAGACCACGACTCTTCACTAAACAGTGCTTCAAACACGAGCGTTCCTATGATGGGCGAGCTTAATGAAGAGGatttcaattttgatttgtCCGACGAAGAGCTCCTCAGGAGTGCTACAGTGTCCCCAGCGCCCAGATACGAGCAAAATGTGCCTGCCGGTGCAAGTTCTGACGATCTGCCTACAGCGGACCCCTCAAAAGGGAAAGTCCACAGTGAGAATAGCAGTAACAACAACGGCAAACGTAACAACATGCCTCGCGAAGGTTCCCAAGGTCCAAATAATGGATGA
- the YTP1 gene encoding Ytp1p (similar to uniprot|P53584 Saccharomyces cerevisiae YNL237W YTP1) — protein sequence MGSHYGCPRKLVAYLAIALLLVEQETCAGMQMDDTEGLTRPDIVQAGPKTFHWLCTLALLLLLPSVSTALSFAGKLYFSMFLQIVSLAYAVAEAFILRFPDGDGIENRTSRGTAWFMLALLGVTVFFGSLATGTGALVQNKRLQSLASHTGEKTLRYIHRALSFAVVLTGWIKCCLAPVAMFGFCRDKHTGQCIAHGIMGTAFVLYGFVYSMVLVVPWIRNSQAEYSQDRIDSWVMCAWGIVNTFTEHRWGREDWNHGDYQHTAMGIIWWAGGLLGIFLSRNGRRTFVPSLLIIFTGWAMSEHSQKLIISTKVHALFGLVLMAGGALRIVEISFLLRDRRAASEILSFQYLAPFCLVCSGVLFMGANEEQLQLVLRLGADHSAYSLVAISAAFVVYLWILLCLELYLKLVKLAEKGPLDSYTNNRGLESLTEFELDDVDGENHETVSRN from the coding sequence ATGGGGAGTCATTATGGTTGCCCCAGGAAGCTGGTAGCTTATTTGGCCATTGCTTTACTGTTGGTCGAGCAGGAAACATGCGCAGGGATGCAAATGGACGACACTGAAGGGTTGACGCGACCAGATATTGTTCAAGCAGGACCCAAGACGTTTCACTGGCTATGTACCTTAGCTCTACTGTTACTATTGCCTTCGGTATCTACAGCTCTCTCTTTTGCCGGTAAGCTCTATTTCTCAATGTTCTTACAGATAGTCTCGCTAGCGTATGCGGTCGCAGAAGCCTTTATACTCAGATTTCCCGACGGTGATGGCATCGAAAACCGTACATCGAGAGGAACTGCATGGTTTATGTTAGCTCTACTTGGCGTTACGGTTTTTTTTGGGAGCTTGGCCACGGGCACGGGCGCTTTGGTGCAGAATAAAAGGTTACAGTCCCTTGCATCACATACAGGAGAAAAAACTTTACGATATATTCACAGAGCTCTTTCCTTTGCTGTAGTTCTAACTGGGTGGATTAAGTGTTGTTTGGCACCAGTTGCCATGTTTGGCTTTTGCCGCGATAAGCACACAGGTCAGTGCATTGCGCACGGTATAATGGGGACAGCGTTTGTTCTGTATGGATTCGTGTACTCTATGGTTTTAGTAGTACCATGGATCCGTAATTCACAAGCTGAATACTCTCAAGATCGCATTGACAGTTGGGTAATGTGCGCTTGGGGTATAGTGAACACATTTACTGAACACAGATGGGGCCGGGAAGACTGGAACCACGGAGATTACCAACATACTGCAATGGGAATAATCTGGTGGGCTGGtggtcttcttggaattTTTCTTTCACGAAATGGTAGAAGAACTTTTGTCCCAAGTCTCCTAATCATATTCACGGGCTGGGCGATGTCCGAACACAGCCAGAAACTGATAATCAGCACCAAGGTTCATGCGCTGTTTGGACTTGTGCTGATGGCAGGGGGCGCACTCCGAATCGTGGAAatttcttttcttcttaGAGATAGGCGCGCTGCCTCTGAAATACTATCTTTCCAGTATCTCGCTCCATTCTGTCTTGTTTGCTCCGGGGTTCTTTTCATGGGAGCAAATGAAGAGCAATTGCAACTTGTTTTGAGGCTGGGCGCTGATCACAGCGCTTATAGCTTGGTGGCAATTTCTGCTGCATTTGTGGTGTACCTATGGATACTACTGTGTCTCGAATTGTACTTAAAGCTTGTGAAACTTGCAGAAAAAGGGCCCCTGGATAGCTATACCAATAACCGAGGACTTGAAAGCCTTACAGAATTCGAATTGGATGACGTTGATGGCGAAAACCATGAAACAGTCAGCAGAAACTGA
- the SIN4 gene encoding Sin4p (similar to uniprot|P32259 YNL236W Saccharomyces cerevisiae SIN4 involved in positive and negative regulation of transcription) produces the protein MSLFGTEDGEFVAWSKSGLIAYLDSRSSHANLCITFMETINGTNWRLHPCKRYVVHPHLLETQSPAGASSIVGGGGGGSSRSFHNLNSVHWNNLSSHTGEQLAACDELGNLTIIAAGQSMEGQGTLDKMIVLCQDNIYKTYNLTAPLQEVNPAAKIYRKQAKKEVHTTIIEFMWIGTQKPVLTMLGARKDSTTSTFHSQIQQCQPYGLFHPASIKSAFIALRRGGQLDFWYQFSNSRDHKKISLQLNGSHEARSKQFEWFQMGGFAQMEDDQALLIGAFSKLSNSLSFYRLHVNWNLSSQNSMNDPSLKLQHLLEIKPDYVGPQGELLNFTNFELLSPTHDRQSPLELLMCYEVAGLSRSIVKRYSLIKAVPSAILTIEFGVLNTEIPSSGSDYSFSENEVITFDSGVTAAKSYNSETLVIFKLKNGRIEVYNRKTWRKENHEFNKINASASHAATLSSPFCTGLNFPEIPPPAVTGWSEIAPALGGVLTKSRFDGELQFHPVTAPVTDDSQNDSNIAAAFAYAFVCANHLQASGEDLSIAIKTYMLRIRQQSVARSDVFLREVICIIYHLFGLTPDASKEVKDKLIMSRPIQRAMLLQLELGSSFDNSNVYNMSRTAMSLRNILFAFNGVSRNIQVLIHHSATMNFQQSNGKLFQFAFSKQDLIYSLIPCAKWFVKLVTFLTQQMIVLVNSPQDKDNTLVLGILSSKMTRQLLLSVLSEIRKIIHLVTKFPETAFPILNESSIYLRKVLGDSPVNFEKFETFLADVNNKFTSLSEQQAQGNAMKDSYLIIEGDIPEEISHLKEFMLSYSNTAVLSHIKPSEVYFSDTRGLRIFASELFSDSIFKLLQPLEKGLVVNSKVLSESISSSSFCVAESDDISKDTLKNLNEGQKVKRCCRCGAITRAGYTVSKDNTIVPTSISTKRWTSLYLKTCICSGFLYEL, from the coding sequence ATGTCGCTATTTGGCACTGAAGATGGTGAGTTTGTTGCTTGGTCCAAGTCTGGTTTGATTGCATACCTCGATTCCAGGTCTTCTCATGCCAATTTGTGCATAACCTTTATGGAAACGATCAATGGTACCAATTGGAGACTTCATCCATGCAAGAGATACGTTGTTCATCCACATTTGCTAGAAACACAAAGCCCCGCGGGTGCTTCAAGTATAGTTGGAGGTGGCGGCGGTGGAAGCAGCAGGTCTTTTCATAACCTTAACTCTGTTCACTGGAACAATCTGTCGAGCCATACGGGAGAGCAGCTCGCGGCGTGTGATGAACTGGGAAACCTGACAATAATTGCTGCGGGGCAAAGTATGGAAGGACAAGGTACGCTCGATAAGATGATAGTCCTCTGTCAAGACAACATATACAAGACCTATAATTTGACTGCACCCTTGCAAGAAGTTAATCCCGCTGCGAAAATCTACCGGAAACAAGCCAAGAAAGAGGTTCATACAACAATCATAGAGTTTATGTGGATCGGAACCCAGAAACCTGTGTTGACAATGTTAGGCGCTCGCAAAGATTCAACGACATCTACTTTCCACAGCCAAATTCAGCAATGTCAACCTTATGGACTGTTCCACCCAGCATCAATAAAATCTGCGTTCATAGCGTTAAGAAGGGGCGGGCAGCTAGATTTCTGGTACCAATTTTCCAACTCGAGGGACCACAAAAAGATATCCCTTCAATTAAACGGTTCCCACGAGGCTCGGAGTAAACAATTTGAATGGTTCCAAATGGGAGGCTTTGCGCAAATGGAAGATGACCAGGCTCTTTTGATTGGTGCATTCTCGAAATTATCAAATAGTCTCTCATTCTACAGACTACATGTCAACTGGAACTTGTCCTCCCAAAACTCTATGAATGAtccatctttgaaattacAGCATCTATTGGAAATAAAGCCCGATTATGTTGGCCCCCAGGGAGAGCTTTTAAACTTCACTAACTTTGAGCTACTCTCGCCTACACACGATCGGCAGTCACCTTTGGAGCTGTTGATGTGCTATGAAGTTGCAGGTCTTAGCCGTTCGATTGTTAAACGTTACAGCCTTATAAAGGCTGTTCCATCTGCTATCTTAACTATAGAATTTGGGGTACTGAACACTGAAATCCCTTCATCTGGGAGCGATTATTCATTTTCGGAAAACGAAGTCATTACATTTGACTCAGGAGTCACCGCGGCTAAATCCTATAACTCAGAAACACTTGTAATTTTCAAGCTTAAAAATGGACGGATTGAAGTATACAATAGGAAAACGTGgagaaaagaaaatcatGAATTCAACAAAATTAACGCGTCGGCGTCACACGCAGCTACTTTATCCTCTCCGTTTTGCACCGGTCTCAATTTCCCGGAAATCCCTCCTCCAGCAGTAACTGGATGGTCAGAAATAGCTCCCGCTTTAGGAGGCGTTCTCACGAAATCTAGATTTGATGGCGAGTTGCAGTTTCATCCCGTAACCGCTCCTGTGACCGATGATTCGCAAAACGACTCCAATatagctgctgcttttgcttACGCGTTTGTATGCGCCAACCATCTCCAAGCTTCTGGGGAAGATCTGTCTATTGCTATCAAAACCTACATGCTTCGAATCCGACAACAAAGCGTTGCTCGTTCCGACGTATTTCTCCGAGAAGTGATCTGCATAATTTATCACCTTTTCGGCCTAACTCCAGATGCCTCAAAAGAAGTGAAAGATAAGTTGATAATGAGCAGGCCTATACAAAGAGCAATGCTTTTACAACTTGAACTTGGTAGCTCTTTCGATAACAGCAATGTTTACAACATGTCCAGAACCGCAATGTCTCTTCGAAACATTCTGTTTGCGTTCAATGGCGTGTCTCGAAACATCCAAGTTCTGATTCACCACAGTGCTACCATGAACTTTCAGCAATCAAATGGTAAGCTCTTTCAGTTTGCATTCTCTAAACAGGACCTCATATACTCACTGATACCTTGTGCCAAGTGGTTCGTGAAGCTAGTGACATTCTTAACGCAGCAGATGATTGTGTTAGTTAATTCGCCTCAAGACAAAGACAACACTCTTGTTCTCGGAATTTTGAGCTCTAAGATGACAAGGCAACTTCTGCTCTCAGTGCTAAGCGAAATCAGAAAAATAATTCACCTAGTGACGAAGTTTCCAGAGACTGCATTTCCTATTCTCAACGAGTCGTCGATCTATCTCAGAAAGGTTCTCGGAGACTCACCTGtgaattttgaaaagtttgaaacATTCCTGGCTGACGTAAATAATAAGTTCACTTCACTAAGTGAGCAGCAAGCTCAAGGCAATGCAATGAAAGACTCATACCTTATTATAGAAGGAGATATACCGGAGGAGATTTCAcacttgaaagaattcATGCTGTCGTATTCCAACACCGCTGTCCTATCACATATTAAACCTTCAGAGGTTTACTTCTCTGATACAAGAGGCTTACGCATCTTTGCCTCAGAACTCTTCTCGGACTCTATATTCAAACTACTACAACCTCTCGAAAAGGGTCTCGTGGTTAATAGCAAGGTCCTATCGGAATCAATATCTTCTAGTTCTTTTTGTGTGGCCGAGAGCGATGACATTTCTAAGGATactctcaaaaatctgaATGAGGGCCAAAAAGTTAAACGGTGTTGCAGATGCGGTGCCATAACTCGTGCTGGATACACAGTATCAAAAGACAACACTATTGTACCAACAAGCATCTCGACCAAACGATGGACAAGTTTGTACCTGAAAACATGCATCTGCTCAGGGTTCTTATATGAGCTCTAA
- a CDS encoding HARBI1 family protein (conserved hypothetical protein) encodes MMKTSDVERLAYLHQERHLKNDGFCEFIENVATNQYLLRYTYGNLVIRQATNKLTQRTPQLVLETLEDNGVFHNEERILIEKFTEQLIANQIQFETRKRSRGRGKNFCYNKNYHSGGKFKLKYTNTDFRKLTGFCRSDFDRVVEALKMPSYIGAYSLDAFECFFIFVVRLKSGCTYTVLTSLCGREASTISRIITFVTCYLFHIASSCLSVTNASWLAGRLANIDQSLLSSSRSISNSRIVGFIDGTHVKIARPHGNARLENAAYSGHKKTHTLKYQAVTTPDGICIDLAGPFAGSQHDSFLFANSGLYRRLKPALKVGGIQYRISGDPAYRSSDLLTVGYKGQNLTNGQKEYNKILSGSRVSIE; translated from the exons atgatgaagacttcagaTGTTGAGCGCTTGGCCTATTTACATCAAGAA CGACACTTAAAAAACGATGGCTTCTGCGAATTCATTGAAAATGTAGCCACGAATCAGTACCTGTTAAGATACACATATGGAAACCTTGTAATCCGCCAGGCTACAAATAAGTTGACGCAGCGCACACCACAATTAGTTCTTGAAACGCTGGAAGACAATGGAGTATTTCACAATGAGGAGCGCATTTTAATTGAGAAATTCACTGAGCAACTGATTGCCAACCAAATTCAATTCGAGACTAGAAAAAGGTCCAGAGGACGAGGTAAGAACTTCTGCTATAATAAAAATTATCATAGCGGCGGAAAGTTCAAACTAAAATACACTAACACTGACTTCCGAAAGCTGACAGGTTTTTGTAGGTCTGATTTCGATCGTGTTGTTGAGGCACTGAAGATGCCTTCCTATATTGGGGCATATTCActtgatgcttttgaatgcttcttcattttcgtTGTTAGATTGAAGAGTGGTTGCACTTATACTGTCCTGACTAGCCTCTGTGGAAgggaagcttcaacaatttcaagaatcaTAACATTTGTGACGTGCTACCTGTTTCATATTGCAAGTTCATGTCTGTCTGTTACTAACGCATCATGGCTTGCTGGCCGTCTTGCCAACATCGACCAAAGCCTTTTAAGTTCAAGCAGGTCAATCTCTAACAGTAGAATCGTGGGATTTATCGATGGCACGCACGTTAAGATAGCCCGGCCGCACGGAAACGCGAGACTAGAAAATGCGGCTTACAGCGGACACAAGAAAACACATACCCTAAAGTATCAGGCAGTAACCACCCCAGATGGTATATGTATAGACCTGGCGGGGCCTTTTGCCGGCAGCCAGCATGATTCCTTTCTTTTTGCAAATAGTGGTCTGTACCGTAGACTAAAGCCAGCACTAAAGGTCGGTGGTATTCAATATAGGATATCTGGGGACCCCGCCTACCGAAGTTCAGACTTGCTGACGGTCGGGTATAAGGGACAGAACCTAACAAATGGGCAAAAAGAGTACAATAAGATTTTATCTGGCTCGCGCGTATCAATCGAGTAA
- the NAR1 gene encoding iron-sulfur cluster assembly protein NAR1 (similar to uniprot|P23503 YNL240C Saccharomyces cerevisiae NAR1 Nuclear architecture related protein component of the cytosolic iron-sulfur (FeS) protein assembly machinery): MSSLLSEKDLNDFISPGLACVKPAEPIEKGEKQEGDLEVGKESNDMGKVSISLQDCLACSGCITSSEEILLSQQSHTVFLEAWKNLARDTALVVSIPPQCRLSLAHYYDMSLESFDKSFLTLMKEKFGARYIVGTQIGRNITVNQTNKLLTERKSLSSSKKPALCAVCPGFVLYAEKTKPELVPYLLDVKSPQQITGALLKKAIPNIYHLTIMPCFDKKLEASRKDGEGEVDCVITPREFATMLQEQDLKLTDFLTSTDETVLKQSCSPPGWDISVHWASNEGSASGGYAYQYILHQKSLHPGSCISTITGKNSDLKEFRLMDVSNENVIASSSELYGFRNIQNMVRKLTSSGSASRNIKVLRKRATTSSNNGSSFGSAVDPSKTDFIEVMACPGGCINGGGLLNGEANSSRRRALAKSLELEYGKVIPKVSCSDHPRDDSTYKYKFSAIEKSQDVLTVGNTW, from the coding sequence ATGAGCTCCTTGCTATCGGAGAAAGACCTTAACGATTTCATAAGTCCAGGCTTGGCTTGTGTGAAGCCAGCAGAGCCTATCGAAAAGGGCGAAAAGCAAGAAGGCGACTTAGAGGTTGGTAAAGAGTCAAATGATATGGGAAAAGTTTCAATATCTCTTCAAGACTGCCTCGCCTGCTCTGGATGCATCACTTCAAGCGAGGAAATTCTACTCAGTCAGCAAAGCCACACAGTTTTTCTGGAAGCTTGGAAGAATCTCGCGCGCGATACAGCTCTGGTTGTAAGTATACCACCACAGTGCCGCCTCTCGTTGGCTCACTATTATGATATGAGCCTAGAATCATTCGataaaagctttttgacacTTATGaaagaaaagtttggaGCTAGATACATTGTGGGTACCCAAATTGGCCGAAACATAACAGTAAACCAAACTAATAAACTCTTGACCGAGCGGAAGAGCCTAAGTTCTAGCAAGAAGCCTGCTCTCTGTGCAGTCTGTCCAGGTTTTGTACTATATGCtgaaaaaacaaagccTGAACTCGTGCCGTACCTCTTGGATGTTAAATCTCCTCAGCAAATTACAGGCGCCTTACTGAAGAAGGCAATACCTAATATTTACCATCTCACTATTATGCCTTGTTTTGAtaagaagcttgaagcaAGTAGAAAAGACGGTGAGGGGGAGGTTGATTGCGTAATTACGCCGCGCGAATTTGCAACGATGTTGCAAGAGCAAGACCTGAAGCTGACAGATTTCTTAACCAGCACAGATGAGACGGTTTTGAAGCAGTCGTGTTCCCCTCCAGGTTGGGATATAAGTGTACATTGGGCATCAAACGAAGGCAGCGCATCAGGTGGATACGCTTATCAATACATTCTGCATCAAAAGTCTCTGCACCCTGGCTCTTGCATTTCAACAATTACAGGAAAGAACAGCGACCTTAAGGAATTCAGACTGATGGATGTATCGAATGAAAACGTCATTGCTTCCTCAAGCGAGCTCTATGGTTTCAGAAACATTCAGAATATGGTGCGAAAGCTCACCAGCTCAGGATCAGCCAGTCGGAATATTAAAGTATTGCGCAAGAGGGCAACCACAAGCTCCAATAATGGATCAAGCTTTGGCTCTGCAGTGGACCCCAGCAAAACGGACTTCATCGAAGTCATGGCGTGCCCCGGTGGTTGCATCAACGGAGGAGGTTTGTTGAATGGTGAAGCAAACAGTAGTAGACGTCGTGCGTTAGCAAAGAGTCTTGAACTGGAGTACGGGAAAGTAATACCGAAAGTATCATGTTCTGATCACCCACGTGATGACAGCACGTATAAGTACAAGTTTAGTGCTATTGAAAAGTCCCAAGATGTATTAACCGTTGGAAACACGTGGTAG